One Tenrec ecaudatus isolate mTenEca1 chromosome 12, mTenEca1.hap1, whole genome shotgun sequence DNA segment encodes these proteins:
- the HORMAD2 gene encoding HORMA domain-containing protein 2: MATAQLHHPTKLKKQTIFPSQITNEHESLIMVKKLFATSVSCITYIRGLFPESSYGERHLEDLNLKILREDKKCPGSLHIIKWIQGCFDALEKKYLHMAVLTLYTSPNEPEKVTEIYQFKFSYTKEGASMDFGSYSSSSRSGTKSGNIKKASILLIRKLYILMQNLGPLPNDVILTMKLHYYNDVTPNNYQPPGFKEGTNSSLLLFEGEPVNLQVGLVSTGFHSMKVKVTTEATRVPDLENSLFQEQKPTEIVNQGLDCEEEEEEEGEEEEEEEEEVVEEEEEEEEEEEAAAAVEKGNNHTPPKDDVGMQESARKKRKVSEPVKLIFPDRNARCLHTTGSCSK; the protein is encoded by the exons CAAACAATTTTTCCATCCCAAATCACTAATGAGCATGAGTCTTTGATAATGGTGAAGAAACTTTTTGCTACTTCTGTTTCCTGTATAACATATATAAGGGGCCTATTTCCAGAGAGTTCTTATGGAGAACGCCATTTAGAGG ATCTCAATCTAAAAATCCTCCGAGAAGATAAAAAATGTCCTGGGTCACTGCATATTATCAAATG GATCCAAGGTTGTTTTGATGCGCTGGAAAAGAAATAT CTACACATGGCAGTACTGACA ctTTACACAAGTCCCAATGAGCCTGAG AAAGTGACAGAGATATATCAGTTTAAATTCAGTTACACAAAAGAAGGAGCCAGTATGGATTTTGGCAG TTATAGCAGCAGTTCAAGAAGTGGAACAAAGAGTGGCAACATTAAGAAAGCCAGTATTCTACTGATCCGTAAATTGTATATACTTATGCAGAACCTTGGGCCTCTTCCTAATGATGTTATACTTACTATGAAACTTCACTACTATAATGATG tgacCCCGAATAATTATCAACCTCCTGGTTTTAAAGAGGGTACAAACTCATCCTTACTGCTATTTGAGGGGGAGCCTGTCAACCTGCAAGTGGGATTGGTCTCCACTGGTTTTCACAGTATGAAAGTAAAAGTCACCACAGAGGCCACCAGAGTGCCTGATTTGGAGAACAGTCTCTTTCAGGAGCAAAAACCTACTGAGATTGTCAACCAAGGTTTAGactgtgaggaggaggaggaggaagaaggagaggaggaggaggaggaggaggaggaggtggtggaggaagaagaggaggaggaggaagaggaggaggcagcagcagcagtggagAAAGGCAACAATCAT ACTCCACCAAAGGATGATGTGGGCATGCAGGAGAGCGCCAGGAAGAAGAGGAAAGTCAGTGAGCCGGTGAAACTCATCTTCCCCGACCGAAATGCCAGATGTCTTCACACCACTGGATCTTGCTCAAAGTAA